In the Urocitellus parryii isolate mUroPar1 chromosome 10, mUroPar1.hap1, whole genome shotgun sequence genome, one interval contains:
- the LOC113196523 gene encoding alveolar macrophage chemotactic factor-like, with protein sequence MSLRPSLSPRLPRPSRSLCALLALLLLLTPPAPLANAGPVAGKVVRELRCVCLSTTPGIHPKMVTNLQVIAAGPQCPKVEVVASLKNGKEACLDPEAPLIKKIVQKILDGSGNKN encoded by the exons ATGAGTCTCCGGCCCAGCCTCTCTCCCCGCCTTCCCCGCCCTTCCCGGTCACTGTGCGCGCTGCtggcgctgctgctgctgctaacgCCGCCAGCGCCCCTGGCTAACG CTGGTCCAGTAGCAGGGAAAGTGGTGAGAGAACTGCGCTGCGTTTGTTTATCCACCACGCCCGGAATTCACCCCAAAATGGTCACTAATCTCCAGGTGATCGCCGCAGGCCCACAGTGCCCCAAGGTGGAAGTGGT AGCCTCCCTGAAGAACGGAAAGGAAGCCTGTCTGGACCCTGAGGCTCCTTTGATCAAGAAAATCGTCCAGAAAATTTTGGACGG cagtggaaacaaaaattaa
- the Ppbp gene encoding platelet basic protein: MSLRPSATSFCTNTRPVHVLQVLLLLSLLLTVLVPSTTGQRKRNLGKVESVEPYVELRCICVKTISGIHPSNIQNLEVIRPGAHCAKVQVIATLKDGREICLDPEAPRVKKIIQKLLENDESAA, translated from the exons ATGAGCCTCAGACCCAGTGCCACCTCCTTCTGTACCAATACCAGACCGGTTCATGTCCTGCAGGTGTTGCTGCTGCTGTCACTGCTCCTGACTGTGCTGGTTCCCTCTACCACTGGACAACGCAAGAGAAATTTAGGGAAAG TCGAAAGTGTAGAACCATATGTTGAACTGCGATGCATATGTGTGAAGACGATCTCTGGAATTCATCCGAGTAACATCCAAAATTTGGAAGTGATCAGACCAGGGGCCCACTGTGCCAAAGTTCAAGTGAT AGCTACACTGAAGGATGGGAGGGAAATCTGTCTGGACCCAGAAGCTCCCAGAGTCAAGAAAATAATCCAGAAACTGTTGGAAAATGATGAATCAGCTGcttaa